Proteins from a genomic interval of Chanos chanos chromosome 3, fChaCha1.1, whole genome shotgun sequence:
- the LOC115807567 gene encoding vesicle-associated membrane protein 5: MDSKLQKCQQEAEEVKEIMLTNVNKAEERREKLEDLDERAEELHAKSQVFRKNTVKVKEKKEAENRRSKMWIYAIVVVTFLIIVIIIIVMLTSQSSGQSSGPTESKQAITPGPSSTKNP; the protein is encoded by the exons ATG GATAGCAAACTTCAGAAATGTCAGCAGGAAGCAGAAGAGGTGAAGGAAATCATGTTGACCAATGTCAACAAagcagaggaaaggagagagaaactggaggaCCTCGATGAAAGGGCTGAAGAGTTGCATGCCAAG AGCCAGGTATTCCGGAAGAACACCGTgaaggtgaaagaaaaaaaggaagcgGAGAACCGGAGGAGTAAGATGTGGATTTATGCCATTGTGGTGGTTACGTTTTTGATCATTGTGATCATAATTATTGTCATGCTCACCAGCCAGAGTTCAGGCCAAAGTTCAGGCCCCACAGAAAGCAAACAGGCTATTACCCCAGGACCGTCTAGCACAAAAAATCCCTAA
- the LOC115807983 gene encoding transmembrane protein 150A-like — translation MTAWIILPVSLSAFSITGIWIVYAMAVMNHHVCPVENWTYNVTCSEETARKGFPKTCCTPQDIPLISKCGCYPPESCLFSLIGNVGAFMVVMVCMLRYAQVIEHSDSCGWINTSALVCGCINALGLVMVGNFQVDHAKSLHYVGAGVAFPAGLLFVCLQCLLTYRIAETTLDYWMAHVRVALSTGALVSLVLSGIFFIHESFVLQHAAAICEWVFTVVVLVFYGTFTYEFGAVNNHTMMAALAQGGHHQGSGIIMGAVGKGVVMGCGAHSLKSPGASSTSTRLNCNPESMAIL, via the exons ATGACTGCCTGGATCATCCTGCCAGTCAGCCTGTCAGCCTTCTCCATCACAGGAATATGGatagt CTATGCCATGGCAGTGATGAACCACCATGTTTGTCCTGTAGAGAACTG GACATACAATGTGACGTGTAGTGAGGAGACAGCCAGAAAGGGCTTTCCCAAAACCTGCTGTACTCCTCAGGACATCCCCCTCATCAG tAAATGTGGTTGCTATCCACCTGAGAGCTGTCTCTTCAGTCTCATAGGAAATGTTGGAGCATTTATGG TTGTGATGGTGTGCATGCTCCGTTATGCACAGGTGATTGAGCATAGTGACAGCTGTGGCTGGATTAACACCAGTGCATTGGTTTGTGGCTGCATCAACGCACTCGGCCTGGTCATGGTGGGCAACTTCCAG gtggatCATGCGAAATCATTGCACTATGTTGGTGCTGGAGTGGCCTTCCCTGCTGGCctgctttttgtgtgtctgcagtgtttgCTGACGTACCGCATTGCAGAAACAACACTAGACTACTGGATGGCTCATGTGCGCGTGGCCCTCTCCACTGGTGCTCTGGTCTCCCTTGTCCTCA GTGGAATCTTCTTTATCCATGAGAGTTTTGTGCTCCAGCATGCTGCTGCCATCTGTGAGTGGGTTTTCACTGTGGTCGTACTGGTCTTCTATGGGACCTTCACCTATGAGTTTGGTGCTGTAAACAACCACACCATGATGGCTGCCCTTGCTCAAGGTGGCCACCACCAGGGCTCAGGGATCATCATGGGGGCTGTCGGCAAGGGTGTGGTGATGGGGTGTGGAGCCCATAGCCTCAAGTCGCCTGGTGCCAGCAGTACCTCCACACGCCTCAACTGCAACCCAGAGAGTATGGCCATTCTGTAG